The genomic region ATGGTGCCGGCGGCGTACGTGCGCCTGGAGGCGCTGCCGCTGACGCCGAACGGGAAGGTGGACCGGCGGGGGCTGCCGGCGCCGGAGGGCGACGCGTTCGCGCGGCGCGGCTACGAGGCGCCCGTGGGCGAGACCGAGGCGGCGCTGGCCGAGATCTGGTCCGAGCTGCTGGGCGTGGCCCGGGTGGGGCGCCGCGACCACTTCTTCGAGCTGGGCGGCCACTCGCTCCTGGTGATCCGGATCGTCGAGCGCCTCCGGCGGGCGGGGATCCCCGTCCAGGTGGTGGACCTGTTCTCCGACCCCACCGTCGAGTCCCTGGCGGCCCGCATCGAGGCGTCGCGGGAGCGTGTCGCAGCGGAGCGGACGACCCCCGCGCGCGGCGGCGCGGACGGTGGCCCGCCCGCGCGGATCGAGGTCCCGGCGCTCCACCCCGACCCCGCCCGGGCCGCGGCCGCCGCCGCGCCGGCGGGGTTCGCCGGGCCCGAGGAGGGGCGCCGTGGATAGCGCCGTGTCCATGGGCGGCGCCGTGCTCGCCGACGACGCGCCGCCGCTGCTCTGGGAGCCCTCTCCCGAGGTGAAGCGCCGCTCCCATTTCGCGCGCTACCTGGCGTGG from Longimicrobium sp. harbors:
- a CDS encoding phosphopantetheine-binding protein, which codes for ADGTLEFLGRGDEQVKVRGYRIEPGEVEARLLEHPGVREAVVVAREDAPGDRRLVAYCVGAAGAVEPEALRRHLGERLPEHMVPAAYVRLEALPLTPNGKVDRRGLPAPEGDAFARRGYEAPVGETEAALAEIWSELLGVARVGRRDHFFELGGHSLLVIRIVERLRRAGIPVQVVDLFSDPTVESLAARIEASRERVAAERTTPARGGADGGPPARIEVPALHPDPARAAAAAAPAGFAGPEEGRRG